Proteins found in one Exiguobacterium sp. 9-2 genomic segment:
- the thiE gene encoding thiamine phosphate synthase translates to MSIDYSIYAVTDRRYHPGVAIETVVEEAILGGATIIQLREKTAQGKEFFEQAVRLKRLTDRHDVPLIINDRIDIALLVGAGLHIGQEDIPLTAARRLLPNTVIGVSVATVAQAIEAERDGASYLGVGSLFATSSKADADSMSHTMLQAIREAVRLPLIGIGGITATNVASLPIPLEGYAVISEIFAKEDRRRAAQHMTDAVWEWHQSLQNRV, encoded by the coding sequence ATGTCAATTGATTATTCCATTTATGCGGTGACAGATCGTCGATATCATCCGGGAGTTGCAATCGAAACGGTCGTTGAAGAAGCGATTTTAGGTGGTGCAACGATTATACAATTACGGGAAAAAACAGCGCAGGGAAAGGAATTCTTCGAACAGGCAGTCCGGTTAAAGAGATTGACGGATCGTCATGATGTTCCTTTGATTATCAATGACCGAATTGATATTGCGTTACTTGTCGGAGCTGGTTTGCATATCGGACAAGAAGATATTCCTCTAACCGCAGCGCGACGTCTCTTACCGAACACTGTGATCGGCGTATCGGTAGCAACCGTCGCGCAAGCGATTGAAGCAGAACGAGATGGAGCATCTTATTTAGGTGTAGGTTCTCTATTTGCGACGTCATCGAAAGCAGACGCCGACTCGATGTCACACACGATGCTTCAAGCGATTCGCGAAGCCGTGCGCTTACCTTTAATCGGCATTGGTGGAATTACGGCAACGAATGTCGCTTCTCTTCCTATCCCATTAGAAGGATATGCGGTCATCTCGGAAATTTTTGCTAAAGAAGATCGACGACGTGCTGCACAACATATGACAGATGCTGTATGGGAATGGCATCAATCTCTTCAGAACAGGGTATAA
- a CDS encoding YitT family protein, giving the protein MTTTHPQKKRVEKISFLIIGTLLYSLYISLLLSPNDIGSGGIMGITLVIQELFHTPIGLTQLLLNIPLFLLGFRFLRKRFMFLSGIIVVASSFLIDWIPTQIVPESLNDPLVASIFAGLVSGLAMALIFFGGASTGGLDILGKFFFARFHNWPLPRIFLMQDLVIYILVWWVFDLKHVMYALIMSFVRAKALQTVYSFYSASKQCIIICEKADEINEVITKELGRGVTILDARGGYSNRTKKMVYVVVQNNEIVRLQEIVSSVEPNAFVTFSEIHTVFGNYKEHSYSF; this is encoded by the coding sequence ATGACTACAACACACCCACAGAAAAAGAGAGTTGAAAAAATCAGTTTTTTAATCATAGGTACGTTGCTGTATTCCTTGTACATCAGCTTACTACTATCTCCAAATGATATCGGATCAGGTGGTATCATGGGGATCACGCTTGTCATTCAAGAGCTTTTCCACACCCCAATCGGATTAACCCAATTGCTCTTAAACATTCCCCTCTTCCTTTTAGGTTTCCGTTTCTTACGAAAGCGATTCATGTTCTTATCTGGCATCATTGTCGTTGCCTCTTCTTTTTTAATCGACTGGATTCCGACTCAGATCGTTCCCGAGTCGTTGAATGATCCGCTTGTTGCCTCCATCTTTGCCGGTCTAGTCTCTGGTCTTGCGATGGCATTGATTTTCTTTGGTGGCGCATCGACTGGTGGACTCGATATTCTTGGAAAGTTTTTCTTTGCTCGTTTTCATAATTGGCCACTTCCTCGCATATTTCTGATGCAAGATCTTGTCATCTATATCTTGGTATGGTGGGTCTTCGATTTGAAACACGTTATGTATGCTCTTATCATGAGCTTCGTTCGCGCCAAAGCTCTTCAAACGGTTTACAGTTTTTATTCCGCTTCTAAGCAATGTATCATTATTTGCGAAAAGGCGGATGAAATAAATGAAGTCATCACAAAAGAACTTGGTCGCGGTGTGACGATCCTTGATGCACGGGGAGGATACTCCAACCGAACGAAGAAAATGGTCTATGTCGTCGTTCAAAATAATGAAATCGTCCGTTTGCAAGAAATTGTTTCTTCTGTCGAACCTAACGCGTTCGTTACGTTCTCAGAAATCCATACTGTTTTTGGAAATTATAAGGAACATTCGTATTCGTTTTAA
- a CDS encoding aminopeptidase, translating into MPTQAELQQYASLAVRTGINLQPGQQLEVRAGIENLPLVREITRVAYEVGATQVYVQWSDDEMTKIRYFDAPEDSFDTFPDWLKARYDQLAEEKTAFLSVVSEDPDLLNGVDSSRIARANKAAGIALANWRKFVMSDNVSWCVVAAPSESWAKKVFPDAEEPIEKLWAAILKATRADQADPVAAWADHDHNLRSKAKFLTEKKYKTLHYKAPGTELSIELPERHVWLGGGGPNADGVDFIANLPTEEVFTLPKKTGVNGHVSSTKPLSYSGNLIDEFTLWFEDGKIIKAEAKQGQEALDDLISLDEGARYLGEVALVPHRSPISDSGILFYNTLFDENASCHLAIGRAYSTCLENGPSLSAEELEAQGANDSMTHVDFMIGSADLSIEGELADGTRESVMRDGNWSI; encoded by the coding sequence ATGCCGACACAAGCAGAATTACAACAGTACGCGTCTTTAGCAGTGCGTACCGGGATCAATCTACAGCCAGGACAACAACTTGAGGTGCGAGCGGGAATCGAGAATTTACCACTTGTTCGCGAAATCACACGTGTAGCATATGAAGTAGGTGCTACGCAAGTATATGTACAATGGTCAGATGATGAGATGACGAAAATCCGTTATTTTGATGCACCAGAAGACTCGTTTGATACATTTCCGGATTGGTTAAAAGCACGTTACGATCAGCTTGCAGAAGAAAAAACAGCATTCTTATCGGTCGTCAGCGAAGATCCAGATTTATTAAATGGTGTTGATTCAAGTCGAATCGCGCGTGCGAATAAAGCAGCTGGTATTGCTCTCGCCAATTGGCGAAAGTTCGTCATGAGTGACAATGTCAGCTGGTGTGTCGTAGCAGCACCTTCTGAAAGCTGGGCGAAGAAAGTATTCCCTGATGCAGAGGAACCGATTGAGAAACTGTGGGCAGCTATTTTGAAGGCAACACGTGCTGATCAAGCGGATCCGGTTGCTGCATGGGCGGATCATGATCATAATCTGCGTTCAAAAGCGAAATTCCTGACAGAGAAGAAATACAAAACATTGCATTATAAAGCGCCAGGAACAGAGTTATCAATTGAATTACCAGAACGTCACGTTTGGTTAGGTGGCGGTGGTCCGAATGCAGATGGTGTTGATTTTATCGCGAATCTGCCGACTGAAGAAGTGTTCACATTACCGAAGAAGACAGGTGTTAACGGTCATGTCTCGAGTACGAAACCACTCAGCTACAGTGGTAACTTGATTGATGAATTTACTCTTTGGTTCGAGGACGGAAAAATCATCAAAGCGGAAGCGAAACAGGGGCAAGAAGCATTGGATGATTTAATTTCCCTCGATGAAGGTGCCCGGTATCTCGGAGAAGTCGCGCTCGTACCACATCGTTCTCCGATTTCTGATTCAGGTATTTTATTCTACAATACGTTGTTTGATGAGAATGCTTCGTGCCACTTAGCAATTGGTCGTGCGTACTCGACGTGTCTTGAAAATGGTCCCAGTCTTTCAGCGGAAGAACTAGAAGCACAAGGTGCGAACGACTCGATGACGCATGTCGACTTCATGATTGGATCCGCGGATCTATCAATTGAGGGAGAACTTGCGGACGGGACGCGTGAATCAGTCATGCGTGACGGAAACTGGTCGATCTAA
- the nfsA gene encoding oxygen-insensitive NADPH nitroreductase encodes MNETIQHLLNHRSIRKFKQHQLDEKTIETLVKAAQAASTSSYQQAYAIIGVEDEELKRQLVDVASGQQYVAENSYFFVFCMDYHKHMLAAELAGGDVNRTIETTEALVVGAVDAGLAAQNLVVAAESLGYGTVYIGSLRNDARRVSELLQLPDHVVPLFGVAVGLADQQPGKKPRLPMDAVFHRNTYTDDDTMRDLLAQYEESTSSYYGERTGGQRTEGWVKQMAASMHEPKRTYLREFLKEKQIAKD; translated from the coding sequence ATGAATGAAACCATTCAACATTTACTCAACCACCGGTCAATCCGGAAATTCAAACAACATCAATTAGACGAAAAGACAATCGAGACACTTGTTAAAGCAGCGCAGGCTGCATCGACATCTTCTTATCAGCAAGCCTATGCGATTATCGGTGTCGAAGATGAAGAATTGAAACGACAACTAGTCGACGTTGCAAGTGGTCAACAATACGTGGCAGAAAATAGTTATTTCTTTGTATTTTGTATGGATTACCACAAACACATGTTAGCAGCAGAACTAGCAGGGGGGGATGTAAATCGGACGATCGAGACGACAGAAGCACTTGTTGTGGGGGCTGTTGATGCGGGACTCGCTGCTCAAAATTTAGTCGTAGCTGCCGAGTCGCTCGGATATGGAACAGTCTATATCGGTTCACTGCGTAATGATGCCCGTCGTGTCAGCGAGCTCTTACAACTTCCTGATCACGTCGTACCATTATTCGGAGTCGCAGTCGGTCTTGCGGATCAGCAACCTGGTAAAAAACCCCGCCTTCCGATGGATGCGGTCTTCCACCGGAATACGTATACTGATGACGATACGATGCGTGACTTACTGGCACAATACGAAGAGTCGACGTCATCGTATTACGGAGAACGGACCGGTGGTCAACGGACAGAAGGGTGGGTCAAACAGATGGCTGCCTCGATGCACGAACCGAAACGGACGTATCTCCGCGAATTCTTGAAAGAGAAACAAATCGCAAAAGATTGA
- a CDS encoding CHASE3 domain-containing protein, translating into MHSLWRQRILLILLISLFASIPIIYALSGYRTIATITEQMKDHDIPLINQVDQLVEHNRDRANAVRGLLLYEDSRYLEQYYFSTSKIHDLRNSLNQSSTTPGAIKDLLRRNNVWESEIERVFVVYERQSPTAAKRLAKQTTQTTQTILEDLSRVKDDLYKTLQAKLQQSDTLVATYKWMCLSLSILSFLLISATIFFSHRFAPNKSDESSLE; encoded by the coding sequence ATGCACTCACTTTGGCGTCAGCGTATTCTGCTGATCCTTTTGATCAGTTTATTCGCTTCTATCCCAATCATTTACGCCCTATCCGGTTATCGGACGATTGCAACGATAACAGAGCAAATGAAGGATCATGACATACCGTTAATCAATCAAGTGGACCAGTTGGTTGAACATAACCGAGATCGTGCCAATGCGGTGCGTGGTCTTTTATTGTATGAAGATAGTCGTTATCTCGAACAGTATTACTTTTCTACTTCTAAAATTCATGATTTACGAAACAGTCTAAATCAATCGTCGACCACGCCAGGAGCAATCAAGGATTTACTACGTCGCAATAATGTCTGGGAGTCCGAGATTGAACGAGTATTCGTCGTCTATGAGCGTCAGAGTCCAACGGCAGCAAAGCGCCTTGCCAAACAAACGACGCAAACGACACAAACGATTCTCGAGGACTTATCTCGTGTGAAAGATGATTTGTATAAGACACTTCAAGCAAAATTACAACAATCAGATACTTTAGTCGCTACATATAAATGGATGTGTCTCAGTCTCTCTATTCTGTCCTTTTTATTAATTAGTGCGACAATCTTTTTTTCCCACCGGTTCGCACCTAACAAGTCAGACGAATCGTCCTTAGAGTAA
- the murB gene encoding UDP-N-acetylmuramate dehydrogenase: protein MMTEQVMTGLYEGISKESVLINEPLKYHTYTKMGGIADLFIIPTSYEETAFVVRYAYERGIPLTLLGNGSNLVVRDGGIRGIVLSFEKLTDISVEGHELVAQSGAAIIEASRVAYAHQLSGLEFACGIPGTIGGALIMNAGAYGGEVKDCLHSATVLTRQGDLLNISHDELELGYRTSCFSKKEYIILEGRFALTEGDPALIKEVMDDLTHKRETKQPLEYPSCGSVFKRPEGYFAGKLIQDSELQGTRIGGAEVSKKHAGFIVNVENASASDYIALIRHVQETVQEKFGILLETEVKIIGEEA from the coding sequence ATGATGACTGAACAAGTAATGACAGGGCTATATGAAGGCATTTCAAAAGAATCTGTACTGATCAATGAACCTTTAAAATATCATACGTATACAAAAATGGGAGGAATCGCTGATCTCTTCATCATCCCAACGTCTTATGAAGAAACGGCTTTTGTCGTAAGATATGCTTACGAACGAGGCATCCCTTTGACATTGCTCGGGAACGGATCGAATCTCGTCGTACGTGATGGCGGTATTCGCGGTATCGTTCTTTCGTTTGAAAAGTTAACCGACATTTCGGTCGAAGGACATGAACTCGTCGCTCAAAGTGGCGCAGCAATCATCGAGGCGTCTCGTGTTGCGTATGCGCATCAACTGAGTGGTCTTGAATTCGCTTGCGGGATTCCGGGAACGATTGGTGGCGCGTTGATCATGAATGCAGGCGCCTACGGTGGAGAAGTCAAAGATTGCCTTCATAGCGCCACTGTTTTGACACGACAAGGGGATCTGTTGAACATTTCGCATGATGAACTCGAACTGGGATACCGGACGAGTTGTTTCTCAAAGAAAGAATACATCATTCTCGAAGGACGATTTGCTTTGACGGAGGGTGATCCAGCATTGATCAAGGAAGTCATGGATGATCTAACGCATAAACGAGAAACAAAGCAGCCTCTCGAATATCCTTCTTGTGGTAGTGTCTTCAAACGTCCAGAAGGCTATTTTGCGGGTAAATTGATTCAAGATAGTGAACTCCAAGGAACACGCATCGGTGGTGCTGAAGTATCAAAGAAACACGCCGGTTTTATCGTCAACGTCGAAAACGCATCAGCATCTGACTACATTGCACTCATTCGCCATGTACAAGAAACCGTCCAAGAAAAATTCGGTATTTTACTTGAGACAGAAGTAAAAATCATTGGGGAAGAAGCATGA
- a CDS encoding GNAT family N-acetyltransferase, which produces MYVFAFESFHHMTPDTLYALLKLRMDIFVVEQECAYPELDDQDQQATHLIVRNESGQIVGCLRIYNHPTKGLAIGRVAVHSTHRSVGLAKQMMEKAMDYLQEKATIYLQAQAHLEGFYGSFGFETVSEPYLEDDIPHVDMQFYAKDSKKDFTSSKDKPMNK; this is translated from the coding sequence ATGTACGTATTCGCATTTGAGTCTTTTCATCACATGACACCCGATACGTTATATGCATTGTTGAAATTACGAATGGATATTTTCGTCGTTGAGCAGGAGTGTGCATATCCGGAACTAGATGATCAAGATCAACAAGCCACACACCTGATCGTACGTAACGAAAGCGGTCAAATCGTTGGATGTCTTCGGATATACAACCATCCGACAAAAGGATTAGCGATTGGCCGGGTTGCCGTTCATAGTACTCACCGATCAGTTGGATTGGCAAAACAAATGATGGAGAAAGCGATGGATTATTTGCAGGAAAAAGCTACGATCTACTTACAAGCGCAAGCGCACTTAGAAGGGTTTTACGGGTCATTTGGTTTCGAAACTGTATCCGAACCTTATTTAGAGGATGATATTCCACATGTAGATATGCAGTTTTACGCAAAGGATTCTAAAAAAGACTTCACGTCGTCGAAGGATAAACCGATGAATAAGTAG
- the thiD gene encoding bifunctional hydroxymethylpyrimidine kinase/phosphomethylpyrimidine kinase, translated as MKHVLTIAGSDSGGGAGIQADLKTFSALGVYGMSVLTAVTAQNTLGVQAVEELSSEIVDAQLASIFSDIRVDAIKIGMVSNAQTIHVIATHLRKQTVPIILDPVMVAKGGHALLRTEAEEALIAELLPLATLVTPNLPEAERLTGQSVTNLEEMRLAMHQLAMKTGAVLLKGGHLPGAATDLLWDGQEEYRFTSDRLDNQHTHGTGCTLSAAIAARMALGEALPDSVRQAKKYVTEAIRHGFALGQGIGPTHHFHSLWRDTHVYDHS; from the coding sequence ATGAAACATGTATTGACGATTGCGGGATCTGACTCCGGTGGTGGAGCTGGAATTCAGGCAGATTTAAAGACATTTTCGGCATTGGGCGTTTATGGGATGAGTGTTTTGACGGCGGTAACGGCTCAAAATACACTGGGCGTTCAAGCAGTAGAAGAGTTATCATCGGAAATCGTTGATGCCCAATTAGCTTCAATCTTTTCAGATATTCGTGTGGATGCTATCAAAATCGGTATGGTCTCGAATGCACAAACGATTCACGTCATTGCAACACATCTTCGCAAACAGACAGTTCCGATCATACTAGACCCTGTCATGGTCGCAAAAGGCGGGCATGCCCTATTGCGGACGGAGGCAGAGGAAGCACTAATCGCGGAGTTACTGCCACTTGCGACACTCGTCACACCAAATTTACCGGAAGCAGAGCGCTTAACAGGGCAGTCAGTTACTAATCTAGAGGAGATGCGACTGGCGATGCATCAGTTGGCTATGAAGACTGGAGCCGTCTTGCTAAAAGGTGGACATCTACCGGGAGCTGCCACGGATTTATTATGGGACGGGCAAGAGGAATACCGTTTCACATCAGATCGGTTAGATAATCAACATACTCATGGAACAGGCTGTACCTTATCTGCAGCGATTGCGGCACGGATGGCACTTGGAGAAGCTTTACCGGACAGTGTACGTCAGGCCAAGAAGTATGTTACAGAGGCGATTCGTCATGGATTTGCTCTCGGACAAGGGATTGGACCGACACATCATTTTCATTCACTTTGGAGGGATACACATGTTTACGACCATTCTTAA
- a CDS encoding GNAT family N-acetyltransferase has translation MESERLWMRPFEEADFSFYKSLVQNEQVMRYINGGVALSEDEAREWFDRQLERYSDERQTGFLLLFKKETNEPIGFAGLLMQEVDGKEELEVGYWLEPKHWKVGYGREAAKRLMMEAFNRGHDRIISIIHPDNRSSQNVARANGLNWEKDTIFKDIPVTIYAGQLSRLCRN, from the coding sequence ATGGAAAGTGAACGATTATGGATGCGACCATTCGAAGAAGCGGATTTCAGCTTTTACAAGTCACTTGTTCAAAATGAGCAAGTCATGCGCTATATCAATGGTGGCGTTGCTCTGAGTGAAGATGAGGCACGAGAATGGTTCGATCGACAATTGGAACGATACTCGGATGAACGACAAACTGGTTTTTTGCTGTTATTCAAAAAAGAAACGAATGAACCAATCGGTTTCGCTGGATTATTGATGCAGGAAGTGGATGGAAAAGAAGAATTAGAAGTCGGTTATTGGCTCGAACCGAAGCACTGGAAAGTCGGTTATGGTCGTGAAGCAGCGAAACGACTAATGATGGAAGCGTTTAATCGAGGGCATGATCGAATCATCTCGATCATTCATCCCGATAATCGTTCTTCTCAAAATGTCGCTCGCGCAAACGGTCTGAACTGGGAAAAAGATACGATTTTTAAAGACATCCCGGTCACGATCTATGCTGGACAATTATCACGACTTTGTCGTAACTAA
- a CDS encoding formate/nitrite transporter family protein, translating to MNEVEALEGLRNKAIKSTRMLQLRPLEYLVRAMLAGIFIGFAIIFTLKAINGLYMAESPVATLVGGLTFGVALVLIVYGGAELFTGNTMYFTTATMRGYTTNMDTMKVWLVCLIGNGLGGLAFAFLFSQTGILQELGMNNWLFAVSETKIHHSTWEIFTRAIFCNWMVCLAIFIPKNMKNELAQIMMMMVLVAVFFASGFDHVIANMALFSIALIVPHPDTITFAGAMHNLLPALAGNIIGGAVFMGMIYTWLNKEKLEIDESRQSTAPVHIASKQNA from the coding sequence ATGAACGAGGTAGAAGCATTAGAAGGATTACGGAATAAAGCAATCAAGTCGACGCGTATGCTACAACTGCGTCCTCTCGAATACTTAGTTCGTGCCATGTTAGCGGGGATATTCATTGGATTTGCAATCATTTTTACCTTAAAAGCAATTAACGGGCTGTATATGGCAGAATCACCTGTCGCAACACTTGTCGGTGGATTGACGTTCGGAGTGGCACTCGTCTTGATCGTCTATGGCGGTGCAGAACTGTTTACAGGGAATACGATGTATTTCACGACGGCAACGATGCGCGGCTATACAACGAATATGGATACGATGAAGGTCTGGCTGGTTTGTCTGATCGGAAATGGGCTTGGAGGATTAGCATTCGCATTCCTCTTCTCTCAAACAGGCATCTTACAAGAACTTGGAATGAACAATTGGCTGTTTGCTGTATCGGAAACAAAAATTCATCATTCGACGTGGGAAATCTTTACTCGGGCGATCTTCTGTAACTGGATGGTCTGTTTAGCGATCTTCATTCCGAAGAACATGAAGAATGAGTTAGCGCAGATCATGATGATGATGGTACTTGTCGCAGTCTTCTTCGCATCAGGATTTGATCATGTCATCGCAAATATGGCATTGTTCTCTATCGCATTAATCGTACCACATCCGGATACGATTACGTTTGCAGGAGCCATGCACAATCTGTTACCGGCTTTAGCTGGGAATATCATCGGTGGAGCAGTCTTCATGGGAATGATTTATACGTGGTTGAATAAAGAAAAACTAGAAATAGATGAATCACGTCAATCTACGGCACCGGTTCATATCGCTTCTAAACAAAATGCATAA
- a CDS encoding GNAT family N-acetyltransferase: MYYGQLSHVQRRHVHQLLHSHQQPYDISFFQPLEECQWIYLESGQIQATLGYHVVHDVVRLTNGAFHDIQAFRRLAISLHTHALRQGCRQIHVQVSPPHDLSVTSIWKELGYSLYAEQFRLIGLSDGQPATLRLKAVHERNQDTYLALRNDALKGSTHFFPHSVADLEKLIRRKAVPYLVYDKQLIVGTLLFQKLGPNIRLLEITCLPGLRRQGYGSRILHTFQEKLRRSNIQTFEVFFLSTQQDVLRLYRPTMFCDIQLTSYWHTFSTDHPPLIV, translated from the coding sequence GTGTATTACGGTCAATTGTCTCATGTTCAAAGACGACACGTCCATCAACTTCTACATTCTCATCAACAGCCGTATGATATTTCATTTTTTCAGCCTCTTGAAGAGTGTCAATGGATTTACCTCGAGTCTGGTCAGATCCAGGCGACACTTGGCTATCATGTCGTACATGATGTCGTTCGTTTAACGAACGGAGCTTTTCATGATATTCAAGCCTTCCGTCGTCTCGCCATTTCATTACACACACATGCCCTTCGGCAAGGGTGTCGACAAATTCACGTACAAGTTTCTCCACCACATGACCTTTCTGTAACCTCGATTTGGAAAGAGCTTGGCTACAGTTTATATGCCGAACAATTTCGTTTGATCGGATTATCAGACGGACAACCTGCCACATTGCGTTTGAAAGCTGTTCATGAACGCAATCAAGATACGTATCTGGCTCTTCGTAACGATGCCCTCAAAGGATCCACCCACTTCTTCCCTCACAGTGTTGCTGATTTAGAAAAGTTAATCAGGCGAAAAGCTGTTCCTTATTTAGTCTATGATAAGCAATTGATCGTCGGTACACTCTTATTTCAAAAACTCGGTCCGAACATTCGTCTTCTTGAAATCACCTGTCTACCTGGGCTGAGACGTCAAGGCTACGGAAGTCGCATACTCCATACGTTTCAGGAAAAACTACGACGTTCGAACATTCAAACGTTTGAAGTCTTTTTTCTTTCAACACAGCAAGACGTATTACGACTATATCGTCCCACGATGTTTTGCGATATCCAGTTAACCTCTTATTGGCATACATTTAGTACAGATCATCCCCCGTTAATCGTTTAA
- a CDS encoding ArsR/SmtB family transcription factor: MDIPRCETIAIDEQRASEIGQVVDTIPTLEIGKLFKILSDATRLRIVYALTIEEELCVCDVSASVDCSIATASHHLRSLLKQGLVKFRKDGKVVYYSLDDHHVSSLVHMAMEHVQEGKAVSE, from the coding sequence ATGGACATTCCCCGTTGTGAAACGATTGCTATTGATGAACAGCGTGCGTCTGAGATTGGACAAGTCGTTGATACGATTCCGACGCTTGAAATCGGAAAATTATTTAAGATCCTTTCAGATGCGACACGACTACGAATCGTTTATGCGTTGACGATCGAAGAGGAATTGTGCGTTTGTGACGTCTCTGCTTCTGTCGACTGCTCGATTGCGACAGCATCTCATCATCTTCGCTCCCTGTTGAAACAAGGGCTCGTCAAGTTTCGTAAAGATGGAAAAGTCGTGTATTATTCTTTAGATGACCATCATGTGTCGTCGCTTGTTCATATGGCGATGGAGCATGTACAAGAGGGAAAAGCAGTATCTGAATAA
- the thiM gene encoding hydroxyethylthiazole kinase, protein MFTTILKHKPLIHHLTNTVTINDCANVTLAVGASPVMAEDIREVEEMVRLAQALVLNIGTIDADMQAAQRLAASEARRLNVPIILDPVGAGATSLRTSFSKELSRLGCTVVKGNASEIKTLLGENGRTKGVDAASDEIMDREIIRAFARKQKSVIVVTGPIDYITDGMREVELQVGTPRLGDVTGTGCMTASLIASFLGAGYSAFEAAVHGTFIMGKAGEQAASEKGLGNFKRELLNAISLMTEQDLMEVVEHVN, encoded by the coding sequence ATGTTTACGACCATTCTTAAACACAAACCACTCATTCATCATTTGACGAACACAGTCACGATCAATGATTGCGCCAATGTCACACTCGCCGTTGGCGCATCTCCAGTCATGGCGGAGGATATTCGCGAAGTGGAAGAGATGGTTCGACTTGCGCAAGCTCTTGTCTTGAACATTGGAACAATTGATGCAGACATGCAAGCAGCTCAACGACTCGCCGCAAGCGAAGCGAGACGCTTGAACGTTCCGATCATCCTTGATCCAGTTGGAGCGGGAGCTACATCATTGCGTACGTCCTTTTCAAAAGAATTGAGTAGACTCGGATGTACGGTCGTTAAAGGAAATGCTTCAGAAATCAAGACATTGCTTGGGGAGAATGGACGAACAAAAGGAGTCGATGCTGCTAGTGATGAGATCATGGATCGAGAAATCATTCGTGCATTCGCTCGTAAACAAAAGTCCGTCATTGTCGTCACAGGTCCAATCGACTACATCACGGATGGCATGCGCGAAGTGGAACTACAAGTAGGTACGCCGCGTCTCGGAGACGTCACAGGTACGGGGTGTATGACAGCTTCTTTGATTGCGAGTTTTCTTGGTGCAGGATATTCTGCGTTTGAGGCAGCAGTCCACGGAACATTTATCATGGGAAAAGCAGGAGAACAGGCAGCATCAGAAAAAGGTCTAGGTAATTTCAAACGAGAGTTGCTCAATGCAATCAGTCTGATGACGGAGCAAGATTTGATGGAGGTGGTAGAACATGTCAATTGA
- a CDS encoding YkvA family protein: MEFTPGDFKSAYTYFHRQALDLVGDEKAQQELLIRAEIGLAHLTQDIASTESSDIEREAELVLYFQLKQLLEMLRALYQKKFEMHAEQEQLLLTAVLYFTSPVDALPDDNVLGLFDDAQIVETIYEELAADVDRFQHME, translated from the coding sequence ATGGAATTCACACCCGGAGATTTTAAATCAGCTTATACGTATTTTCACCGACAGGCACTCGATCTCGTCGGTGATGAAAAAGCACAACAAGAATTGTTGATTCGAGCAGAAATTGGACTCGCACATCTGACACAGGATATCGCGTCTACGGAAAGTTCTGATATCGAACGCGAGGCAGAACTCGTCCTTTATTTCCAATTAAAACAACTACTCGAAATGCTTCGTGCCCTCTATCAGAAAAAATTCGAGATGCATGCAGAGCAAGAACAATTATTGCTAACGGCAGTTCTGTACTTTACGTCTCCTGTTGACGCCTTACCGGACGATAACGTCCTCGGACTCTTTGATGACGCACAAATCGTCGAGACGATTTACGAAGAACTCGCCGCAGATGTTGATCGCTTTCAACATATGGAATGA